A genome region from Desulfovibrio sp. JC010 includes the following:
- a CDS encoding CdaR family protein: MMKVQHWKIAATALMMALLTWYLVTGRDLVETWVEFPLEIINPPQGMIIRDGMISKVSVRLRGPKGLIRNLDTKKMAYSLDTGHLVVGNNPITIVPENLGLGSALEVVEINPSHINLAMDMFVKKRVRVLPAWEGDLHRDYTLKKKFSEPDEVTLRGPASVLKKIKQVRTQPIMLDTDSPGFWHGEVPLQLPETVESNPGLVSVSLDFAVRSGKMWVKVPLYILGPDDIDFTASQNYVRLLVEGPKPFFRQNGFRDEITASIDLNTAIPEGKNVIPFEVSLPKGCTVKKRKPEAITVTISRPTSQAQ, translated from the coding sequence ATGATGAAAGTACAGCACTGGAAAATAGCCGCAACGGCCCTGATGATGGCCCTTTTGACCTGGTATCTGGTTACCGGGCGTGACCTTGTTGAGACGTGGGTGGAGTTTCCTTTGGAAATTATCAATCCCCCGCAAGGCATGATTATCCGCGATGGTATGATCAGCAAGGTTTCCGTGCGGCTGCGCGGCCCCAAAGGCTTGATCCGCAATCTTGATACCAAGAAAATGGCCTATTCCCTTGATACCGGACATCTGGTGGTCGGTAACAATCCTATTACCATTGTGCCGGAAAACCTCGGACTGGGCAGTGCCCTTGAGGTTGTGGAGATCAATCCTTCACATATCAATCTGGCCATGGATATGTTTGTGAAGAAGCGGGTCCGGGTATTGCCGGCATGGGAAGGTGATCTGCACCGCGATTATACCCTTAAGAAAAAATTCAGTGAACCGGATGAAGTAACCCTGCGCGGACCGGCTTCGGTGCTTAAAAAAATCAAACAGGTCAGAACCCAGCCGATTATGCTGGATACCGATTCTCCCGGATTCTGGCATGGGGAAGTTCCCCTGCAATTACCGGAGACTGTGGAGTCCAATCCGGGGCTGGTCAGTGTGAGTCTTGATTTTGCAGTGCGCTCCGGAAAGATGTGGGTCAAGGTGCCTCTTTATATTTTAGGGCCGGATGATATTGACTTTACCGCCAGTCAGAATTACGTCAGGCTGCTTGTGGAAGGGCCAAAGCCTTTCTTCAGGCAAAATGGATTCAGAGATGAGATTACTGCTTCAATTGATTTGAATACGGCTATCCCGGAAGGGAAGAATGTCATTCCTTTCGAAGTCAGCCTGCCTAAGGGCTGCACTGTGAAAAAGAGAAAGCCTGAAGCAATAACCGTAACTATATCAAGGCCGACGTCCCAAGCGCAATAA
- the cdaA gene encoding diadenylate cyclase CdaA, with amino-acid sequence MFEFLGFQISWKELLDIGLVAIVYFYIILLVRGTRAAAVIWGLLLVLLVYYLSDVFGLYTLNWLLTNFLSSIFLVIIVLFQRDIRKGLAQMGAGRFWRKQDFEIAVIDEICAAMDSMARQKIGALLVIQKNVPLGDILEKGVEINGQVSKQLLINIFWPDTPLHDGAVVIKSNKVVAASCILPLAQVSTRQSAIGTRHRAALGISEETDAIALVVSEERGTMSAAIGGKLITKLDIVRLKRVLKNVLT; translated from the coding sequence ATGTTTGAGTTTCTGGGCTTTCAAATTTCCTGGAAAGAGCTGCTGGACATCGGTCTGGTGGCGATTGTCTATTTTTATATTATCCTGCTGGTGCGCGGCACTCGTGCTGCTGCGGTTATCTGGGGACTTCTTCTGGTCCTGCTGGTTTACTACCTTTCTGATGTCTTCGGTCTTTATACCCTCAATTGGCTGCTGACCAATTTTCTTAGTTCCATCTTCCTTGTAATTATTGTCCTTTTTCAGAGGGATATCCGTAAAGGTCTGGCCCAGATGGGCGCAGGCCGTTTCTGGCGTAAGCAGGATTTTGAAATTGCGGTTATCGATGAAATCTGTGCCGCCATGGATTCCATGGCCCGCCAGAAGATCGGGGCATTGCTGGTCATCCAGAAAAACGTCCCGCTGGGTGATATTTTAGAAAAAGGGGTCGAGATCAATGGACAGGTCAGCAAGCAGCTGCTGATCAATATTTTCTGGCCGGATACCCCGCTGCATGACGGAGCGGTGGTTATCAAGTCCAACAAAGTGGTTGCGGCATCCTGTATTCTGCCGCTGGCGCAGGTCTCCACCAGACAGAGCGCCATCGGCACCCGGCACAGGGCGGCCTTGGGGATCAGTGAAGAAACCGATGCCATCGCCCTTGTTGTTTCTGAAGAACGCGGGACTATGTCTGCGGCCATCGGCGGCAAGTTGATTACCAAGCTTGATATTGTGCGTCTGAAAAGGGTTCTTAAAAACGTTTTGACATGA
- the folP gene encoding dihydropteroate synthase: MSRDYSWTVKGGRVLGPAPFFIAGIVNVTPDSFYDGGKNYDLQQAVEHGRMLAAQGADILDVGGESTRPFADPVSLEDELARVVPVIKELSREHVVSVDTVKSGVARAAIEAGAAIVNDVSAFAQDPALLEVVADLKPGYVLMHSQGTPEEMQLAPSYDSVIEDILSFFEKSLEKLIKAGLPESHIVIDPGIGFGKTLGHNLEILRRIDRFMDLGFPVYMGLSNKSLWGKLLGLEPDERQNATQAATAVLAARGVPIHRVHEVGLTSQTLKIVKEIGGDF; the protein is encoded by the coding sequence ATGTCCCGCGATTATTCATGGACCGTTAAGGGGGGCAGGGTGTTAGGCCCTGCCCCTTTTTTTATTGCCGGTATTGTCAATGTCACCCCCGATTCCTTTTATGACGGGGGCAAAAATTATGATCTGCAGCAGGCCGTTGAACATGGCCGCATGCTCGCTGCACAGGGTGCGGATATCCTTGATGTGGGCGGTGAGAGCACCAGGCCATTTGCCGATCCTGTCTCTCTGGAAGATGAACTTGCCCGCGTGGTTCCGGTGATCAAGGAACTCAGCCGTGAGCATGTGGTTTCTGTTGATACAGTCAAGAGCGGGGTGGCCCGTGCCGCAATCGAGGCCGGAGCAGCCATTGTGAATGATGTTTCCGCTTTTGCGCAGGACCCGGCTCTGTTGGAAGTTGTGGCTGATTTAAAACCCGGCTACGTGCTCATGCATAGTCAGGGAACCCCGGAAGAGATGCAATTGGCACCGAGTTATGATAGTGTCATAGAAGATATTTTGAGTTTTTTTGAAAAAAGTCTTGAAAAACTCATAAAAGCAGGCTTACCCGAAAGTCATATAGTGATTGATCCCGGTATAGGGTTCGGCAAGACTCTTGGGCACAATCTGGAGATTCTGCGCCGGATTGACCGTTTCATGGATCTGGGTTTTCCGGTTTACATGGGACTTTCAAACAAGTCTTTGTGGGGTAAACTGCTGGGGCTGGAACCCGATGAGCGGCAGAATGCCACTCAAGCAGCAACAGCTGTACTGGCAGCGCGCGGAGTTCCGATTCACCGGGTGCATGAAGTCGGCTTGACCAGCCAGACGTTGAAAATAGTGAAGGAGATCGGCGGGGATTTTTGA